A region of the Massilia sp. erpn genome:
CGCCATAAGCTTACTCAGCCATATTAAATTTCGAAAATGTGGAAATTGGTGAGTATTTATGAAATTACTCAAATTACAATGTTGCCTTTGTTTACATTGGATCCAAGATGAAACGGGTAAAAAATCTGGTGGCGGCGGCAGCACTGCTGTTTTGCGGCGCCGTCTCGGCTGACCCCTATACGGTCACTGCGAGCAATTTCAAGATGACCTTCGACGATAGCTATAGCTGGTGGAATACGCGCGATCTGCGCCTGGACTTGCTGTCCGATGCCAACGGCGTCACCAAGTATGCGATGACGTCGGCGAACTATATGCATGCCGACTTCATTGACGAAGCAGGCTCGGATGGCGATTCGCATGTGGCGGCCTTCAGCGTGAACGTCCGTAAAGGCTATCGTGTTACCGGTTATAGTTTGAGTGCGAAGGTTTCGGGATATGCCCGCTTGGGCAATGTCACGCCAGGGATGATTGATATCCCGGGTACGGCGGAGAACAGCGCTGGACTCTTCCTGGAAAACAGGAACTGCGCATCTTGCCACGCCGAAAGTGTCAGCCGTGATGTGACGAGATTGAACGGCGCCGAAGTATTGACGGCGGCCATCAACAATAAATTCGATGGCGATTTCTTCCTGTTGGCCGGGGCGGGATTTGGCGCGCGCAGTGAACCTACCCACTGGTCTTACGATATCAACCATGATGCCACGGTGGGCGGCATAACCCATTCCAGCGCTGGTATCTGGCTGGATACCCCGGTGCTGACCATCTTCACCTCGCCGGTGCCGGAACCGGGCACTTACGCCATGCTGCTGGCTGGCTTGGCCGTGGCCGGCGTGGCAGCACGCCGCCGTAACAAAGCCGCCTGATTCAGCGGCCCGCATGCCGGCGGCGGCTCATCCGCCGGCCATCGCGGATATTTAATCCCATCAGGAACAGATTGAGGGCGCCAGCGACGATTTCCACTGCCTGGACGCCATAGAAGCCCGCATCGAACTCTCCCGCCTGAGCCTTGGCGCTCAAATACAGCGCGGCGGGAACCAGCACCAGCAGACCATTCAGCCCAATGATGGGCATGCGCCGCCGCTTGCCTGCCAGCAGCGGGAACGTGCTCTTGCCACCCATGATGAAACCCGTTGCCCCAGTCGCCGCCATGCACGGGATGAAGGCGATCAGCGCATACGTGACCGCCAGCTTGACGCTGGCGACCGCACCCTGGCTCAGGAATAGTTCGGCGATGACGGTGGCGGTCCAGAACGTGGCGATAAACAGGAAGGATGCGACGCCTGCGATTGCGTGAACATTACGCTTCATCCTGTTCTCCTTGCGATGGCATGGCATGCAGCTCGGTCAATGCGCCCAGTACGCGCAGCGTGGTTTCCAGCTCCGCGGCGGAGAAGTGCTGGCCGGCGAGCTGCGCGTGCGCTTCCCACGCCGTATCCACCTGTTGGAATAAGGCCGCTCCGGACGGTGTCAGGCGATAGTGCGGGGAGCGGCGATGGCCAGGATTCGGCAATTTCTCAATCAAGCCATCGTCCAGCAGCAGGTTTAACTGCTTCTGCGCGCCCTGGCGGGAAACGCCCATCTGCTCGGCAATGCGCGGCGTCGTGATGGTCTGCGGTGAGAGGGCGATGGCGCCCAGAATTTGCCAGCGGGCGCTGGTCAGGCCAAAGGGGGCGGCGAAGGCGTCGCCCCACTCCAGCATGCGGCCATTGGCCCGGAAAACTGCGACAACGGTTGCTGAAATACGGCTGCTGATTTCTGGTGGCATGGCGAAAGCCCTCTGAGTTCTGTGAATTGGTAACCAGTTTCCATTAATGGAAACTGGTTGTCAATAACTTTCGAAATCAGAAGTGTCGCCGGCAAGGCTCAGATCAGCGGCTCCACATCGAGGCTGACCGAGTAGCTCAGCCTCTTTCCTTCCCACAGCCCGCCGCCGCGGATCAGCGCATCGCAGCTGGTGGGCTGGCCCGCCAGCTCCTGCTGCGCCAGCAGGCGGCGGAAAGCGGCCGCCTGTTTCGGCTCCAGATAGCCGACCATCTGGCCGGACAGGAAGACTGCCACCGCCGTCGCCTCATACGCATTCATATCGTCAGGCACCAGGATCGCTGGATGGTGCGCGTTCGCGCTGTGCTCGCCATGTTCACCCGCCAACTGGCGGATCGTGGCCTGGTAGCGCGATTCCGCCACCACCTCCAGCTGGAAGCGGCCTTCGTCCGACCAGTGCCGGGCCGGCGCGGCCTGCGGCAGCGCCGGTGTATATGGCGCGGGGTTTGCCTTGGGCGCGGTTGGCAGGGCCGTGTCGCGTGGCTTGCTCTTGATGATGTAATAGATCGCCACCGGGCATACGCCCATGAGAATGAGATAGATGATGTCGCCCATGCGCCGCCAGCCGTGTATTTGGAAAGCCGCTATTATCGCAGGCTGCCGCCCGCATGGACTGGCAAAAACGGCATCACGTATAATGGCGGATCGTCCTTAAAGTTTTTGATTGATTCCCATGTCTTCCGATACCCCATCCAAAAGCGCGCGCACCATGCTGTATGACCCGACCGAGCACCGCATCCGCAGCTTCGTCACCCGTGCCGGCCGCCTGTCCACGGGGCAGGAGCGGGCGCTCAACGATCTGGGGCCGAAGTTCCTGGTCGAATACGCCAAGGCGCCGCTCGATAGCGAACAGACCTTCGGCCGCAAGGCGCCGGTGATCCTGGAAATCGGCTTCGGCATGGGCGGCACCACCGCCCATATCGCCAAGCATATGCCGGAGAAGGATTTCATCGGCGTGGAAGTGCACACGCCGGGCGTGGGCAGCCTGCTCAAGCTGATCGGCGAGGAAGAGTTGAGCAATCTGCGCATCATCCAGCATGATGCGGTGGAAGTGCTGAACAATATGATCCAGCCCGGCACCCTGGCGGGCATACACGTCTTCTTCCCCGATCCGTGGCACAAGGCGCGCCACAACAAGCGCCGCCTGATCCAGGCACCGTTCGTCAAGCTGCTGACCGACCGCCTGGCGCCGGGCGGCTATCTGCACTGCGCCACCGACTGGCAGGAATACGCCGAGCAGATGCTGGAAGTGCTGGGTGCGGAAGAAGGCCTGCAAAATACCGCCGACGGCTACGCGCCGCAGCCGGCCTACCGCCCGCTGACCAAGTTCGAAAACCGCGGCCTGAAACTGGGCCACGGCGTCTGGGATCTGGTCTTCGTCAAGAAGTAAGCTTGGCGGCGGCGGGAGCTGCCTGCGCGCGGACGCTGCTCCGCGCCGGCAGGAAGGCCAGCACATTCCCGCCGACGACCAGGGCCAGTCCGCCCAGCGCGGGCAGCGTCCACTGGTAGCCCTCATAGATGGTGGACATGCTCAGCGCCACCACCGGGAACAGCACGGTGCAATATGCCGCGCGGTCCGGCCCCATGCGTCCCAATAGCAGCAGATAGGCGGTGAAGCCGATCACCGATCCCGGCACCGCCAGATACAGCAGCGCGCCCGTATAGCGCAGCCCCGGCTCGTATGTGAAGGGCATACCCAGCGCCAGCGCGCCGCAGCTCAGCACCGAAGCGCCGATCAGCATGGCCCAGGTATTCGTCGTCCATGGCGACAGGCCGAGCGCCTGCATGCGGCTGGACAGCAGATTCCCCGTCGAGAAACACAGCGTGCCGCCCAGGGCCAGCGCCAGGCCGGCCAGCATGCTGCTGTCGCCCCAATGGCCGCGCATCTGTGGCAGGAAGAGCAGGGCGATGCCGCCCAATCCCAGCAGCGCGCCGGCTACCACCTGGCCGCGTATCGGCCGCTGCATGAACAGGCGGCCATTCAGCGCATTCCAGATCGGGGCGATGGAGAAGACCACGGCCACCAAGCCGCTTGGCACCTTGGCGCTGGCGTAGTAGAAGCACAGGAAATTCAGGCAGAACAGCGCCAGGCCTTGCGCCACCAGATAGCGCCAGGCTTGGCGCGGCGGCCACACCTGCTTGCGCAGGGCGAACAGCAGAAGCAGCAGCACCGCGCCCGCGATCCAGAAGCGGTAGGCGATCGAGACCGGGGCGGGGACCGCGCCCAGCTGGAATTTGATGGCGATCCAGGTCGTACCCCAGATCAGAACAGTCAGCAAATAGAGAAAAGCGTTCATGGCGATGAGAGCGGCATAAGGCGGAATGTCGGAACGCCCAGCAT
Encoded here:
- a CDS encoding PEP-CTERM sorting domain-containing protein gives rise to the protein MKRVKNLVAAAALLFCGAVSADPYTVTASNFKMTFDDSYSWWNTRDLRLDLLSDANGVTKYAMTSANYMHADFIDEAGSDGDSHVAAFSVNVRKGYRVTGYSLSAKVSGYARLGNVTPGMIDIPGTAENSAGLFLENRNCASCHAESVSRDVTRLNGAEVLTAAINNKFDGDFFLLAGAGFGARSEPTHWSYDINHDATVGGITHSSAGIWLDTPVLTIFTSPVPEPGTYAMLLAGLAVAGVAARRRNKAA
- a CDS encoding MarR family winged helix-turn-helix transcriptional regulator — protein: MPPEISSRISATVVAVFRANGRMLEWGDAFAAPFGLTSARWQILGAIALSPQTITTPRIAEQMGVSRQGAQKQLNLLLDDGLIEKLPNPGHRRSPHYRLTPSGAALFQQVDTAWEAHAQLAGQHFSAAELETTLRVLGALTELHAMPSQGEQDEA
- the trmB gene encoding tRNA (guanosine(46)-N7)-methyltransferase TrmB: MLYDPTEHRIRSFVTRAGRLSTGQERALNDLGPKFLVEYAKAPLDSEQTFGRKAPVILEIGFGMGGTTAHIAKHMPEKDFIGVEVHTPGVGSLLKLIGEEELSNLRIIQHDAVEVLNNMIQPGTLAGIHVFFPDPWHKARHNKRRLIQAPFVKLLTDRLAPGGYLHCATDWQEYAEQMLEVLGAEEGLQNTADGYAPQPAYRPLTKFENRGLKLGHGVWDLVFVKK
- a CDS encoding DMT family transporter — encoded protein: MNAFLYLLTVLIWGTTWIAIKFQLGAVPAPVSIAYRFWIAGAVLLLLLFALRKQVWPPRQAWRYLVAQGLALFCLNFLCFYYASAKVPSGLVAVVFSIAPIWNALNGRLFMQRPIRGQVVAGALLGLGGIALLFLPQMRGHWGDSSMLAGLALALGGTLCFSTGNLLSSRMQALGLSPWTTNTWAMLIGASVLSCGALALGMPFTYEPGLRYTGALLYLAVPGSVIGFTAYLLLLGRMGPDRAAYCTVLFPVVALSMSTIYEGYQWTLPALGGLALVVGGNVLAFLPARSSVRAQAAPAAAKLTS